From a single Lewinella sp. LCG006 genomic region:
- a CDS encoding DUF4212 domain-containing protein produces the protein MSEKNLQQYWRDNLRYLLILLSIWFLVSYVFGIFMVDTLNNVKIGGAKLGFWFAQQGAIYVFVILIFVYVNWMNKLDKKYDVDEE, from the coding sequence ATGTCTGAAAAGAACCTCCAACAGTATTGGCGTGACAATCTCCGCTACCTGTTGATACTCCTTTCCATCTGGTTTTTAGTTTCTTACGTATTTGGCATATTCATGGTCGACACCTTGAACAACGTCAAGATCGGAGGAGCTAAACTCGGCTTCTGGTTTGCCCAACAGGGTGCCATCTATGTCTTTGTTATCCTGATTTTCGTCTACGTCAACTGGATGAACAAATTGGATAAGAAGTACGATGTAGACGAGGAGTAA
- a CDS encoding sodium:solute symporter family protein: MDVQTWTLIIVGLTFALYIGIAIWARAGSTNEFYVAGGGVHPVANGMATAADWMSAASFISMAGLISFMGYDGAVYLLGWTGGYVLLALLLAPYLRKFGKFTVPDFIGDRYYSNTARTVAVICALIVSFTYVAGQMRGVGVVFSRFLEVDINKGVYIGMAIVFFYAVLGGMKGITYTQVAQYCVLIFAYMVPALFISLAMTGNAIPQLGLIGDVTDGTGMALLDKLDVLHRELGFAEYTSGTKSMTDVFAITFALMVGTAGLPHVIVRFFTVPRVKDARSSAGYALLFIAILYTTAPAIAAFARVNLINTVSNKEYKEMPEWFSKWEQTGLIKFEDKNADGRIQYVSAADANELTIDRDIMVLANPEIANLPAWVIALVAAGGLAAALSTAAGLLLVISTSISRDLIKMQIRPDISEKWELRWARIGAFAAVLVAGYFGINPPGFVAAVVALAFGLAAASFFPAIILGIFDKRMNMQGAVAGMVVGISIMLWYMLKFKFGTFDGGKDAVAGLKDGWWFGISPEGFGTIAMVFNLVVSLVVSRMTPPPPADVQQIVEDIRIPRGAGAAHDH, from the coding sequence ATGGATGTTCAAACTTGGACACTGATCATCGTAGGCCTGACCTTTGCCCTCTATATAGGGATCGCCATCTGGGCGAGAGCTGGTTCTACCAACGAATTTTATGTAGCTGGTGGGGGCGTTCACCCAGTAGCTAACGGTATGGCAACAGCTGCCGACTGGATGTCAGCGGCTTCCTTTATCTCCATGGCTGGTCTGATTTCCTTTATGGGATACGACGGAGCTGTTTATCTCTTGGGTTGGACTGGGGGATATGTATTACTAGCACTACTTCTGGCACCCTACCTGCGAAAATTCGGGAAGTTTACGGTGCCTGATTTTATCGGCGATCGGTATTATTCCAATACAGCTCGAACAGTGGCCGTTATTTGTGCCTTGATTGTTTCCTTTACCTACGTTGCCGGACAGATGCGCGGCGTTGGGGTGGTGTTTTCTCGCTTCCTGGAAGTAGACATTAACAAAGGAGTCTATATTGGCATGGCCATTGTCTTTTTCTATGCTGTCCTTGGCGGAATGAAAGGCATCACCTATACCCAGGTAGCCCAATATTGTGTATTGATTTTTGCCTATATGGTGCCTGCACTTTTTATTTCTCTTGCGATGACCGGCAATGCCATTCCGCAGCTTGGACTTATTGGGGATGTAACCGATGGCACAGGGATGGCTTTGCTTGACAAATTGGATGTACTCCATCGAGAACTAGGCTTTGCCGAATACACCTCTGGGACAAAATCCATGACGGACGTGTTCGCTATCACCTTTGCGCTAATGGTAGGTACGGCTGGTTTGCCACACGTTATTGTTCGCTTCTTTACCGTACCTCGCGTAAAGGATGCCCGTTCTTCTGCGGGTTATGCTTTGTTGTTTATCGCTATTCTTTACACCACAGCACCGGCTATTGCTGCCTTTGCACGTGTCAACCTGATCAATACCGTTAGCAATAAAGAGTACAAGGAAATGCCTGAGTGGTTCAGCAAGTGGGAACAAACTGGCTTGATCAAGTTTGAAGATAAAAATGCCGATGGCCGCATTCAGTATGTTTCCGCGGCGGATGCCAATGAATTGACCATTGACCGTGACATCATGGTACTGGCCAACCCAGAAATTGCAAACCTCCCTGCGTGGGTCATCGCACTGGTAGCTGCGGGTGGATTAGCTGCAGCATTATCTACTGCTGCTGGATTATTACTCGTTATTTCCACTTCGATTTCTCGAGATTTGATCAAAATGCAAATTCGACCAGATATTAGTGAGAAATGGGAACTACGCTGGGCTAGAATTGGTGCATTTGCTGCCGTACTGGTTGCTGGTTATTTTGGCATCAATCCGCCCGGATTTGTTGCGGCAGTAGTAGCCTTGGCATTCGGTTTGGCTGCTGCTTCTTTCTTCCCCGCCATTATTCTAGGCATATTTGACAAGCGCATGAATATGCAGGGAGCAGTTGCGGGTATGGTTGTAGGTATCTCTATTATGTTGTGGTACATGCTGAAGTTCAAGTTCGGAACTTTCGACGGTGGAAAAGATGCTGTAGCAGGGCTCAAAGACGGTTGGTGGTTTGGTATTTCTCCAGAAGGATTTGGTACCATCGCTATGGTCTTTAACCTGGTGGTTTCGCTGGTCGTTTCCAGAATGACGCCGCCGCCGCCAGCAGATGTCCAACAGATCGTAGAAGATATTCGTATTCCTCGCGGTGCTGGTGCGGCCCACGATCATTAA
- a CDS encoding ATP-binding protein: MPKVLIISITLIYLALLFGVAYYVDRKGGKQNSWSNSPFIYALSLAVYCTAWTFFGSVGRSAGSGAGFLPIYLGPTILAPVWIIVLRKIVLICKKQRITSIADFISSRYGKSTFLGILAVVIAVFGIIPYISIQLKAISASLDLLLSANPLIVNAHANLPFYEDSAFYVTILLALFAILFGTRHLDPNERHAGLVAAVAFESIFKLLAFLAVGFFVVYGLFDGFGDLFSQALKDEKIAQLFTFEEGIDGTQWFWLTLVSMFAFLLLPRQFHVAVVENDNPENIQTASWLVPLYLLLINLFVIPIAIAGNLLLQDKGIEPDTYVLTLPLLAGQEGLAFLAALGGFSAATSMVIVATVALSIMISNNLLLPLVINAELVDETKAELPGRLLGIRRISIICVLLLSYSYFKFVGEGYSLVSIGLISFLAVAQFAPPVIAGLYWKKANRKGAIGGLVIGFLIWGFTLPFPTLIEAGLFSTDILEYGIGGINGLKPQSLLGLDYLDQFSHAAFWSLSLNTLALVGISLYTKANTTEIQQADLFVNIYKYEEQQEDYSVIKRQASIADIKMVMIRFLGIKRARSLLKRFENNRSIDLNKLEAAPTELINFTETHLTGALGAASSKLILASIAKTDAISLEEMLTALDQTQEILQYSRALEKKSQELEQLTNELRNANQQLQELDQMKAEFISTVTHELRTPITSIKAFAKILAENPELPTERKAEFLNVLVSESERIARLINQVLDLEKIQATEQELSFESIDLLQLLKRSATTFSQQLLEKDIEFELIAADKEWGIMGDRDRLTQVLTNLWSNALKFASPEEGKIQVELREQSKQLELIFRNNGKAIPIEKQDIIFDRFTQIQDSDLGKPQGSGLGLYICRHILEQHQGSIALTVDPPWATSFLITLPLQ, from the coding sequence TTGCCTAAAGTATTGATCATATCGATAACCTTGATTTACCTGGCGCTGCTCTTCGGCGTAGCTTATTATGTTGATCGAAAAGGGGGGAAACAAAACAGTTGGTCCAATTCTCCTTTCATTTATGCGCTTTCACTAGCAGTCTACTGCACTGCTTGGACCTTTTTTGGCAGTGTAGGGCGCTCAGCTGGTTCCGGTGCCGGATTTTTACCCATTTACCTGGGGCCTACCATCTTAGCTCCCGTTTGGATCATTGTTTTAAGGAAAATTGTGCTCATCTGTAAGAAACAACGCATTACCTCCATCGCCGACTTTATTTCAAGCCGCTACGGCAAAAGCACCTTTTTAGGTATTCTTGCCGTAGTGATTGCCGTTTTTGGAATTATCCCCTACATTTCTATTCAGCTCAAGGCGATATCAGCCAGCCTGGACTTGCTCTTGAGTGCCAATCCTTTGATCGTCAATGCTCACGCCAATCTTCCTTTTTACGAAGACTCTGCGTTTTATGTGACGATTCTGCTAGCCCTGTTTGCCATCCTTTTTGGCACCCGCCATTTGGACCCCAACGAAAGACACGCTGGTCTGGTAGCGGCAGTGGCCTTTGAGTCTATTTTTAAACTTCTGGCTTTTCTAGCCGTGGGTTTCTTTGTCGTGTACGGCTTATTTGATGGCTTCGGAGATCTGTTTTCCCAGGCCTTGAAGGATGAAAAAATCGCGCAACTATTCACCTTTGAGGAAGGAATAGATGGCACCCAATGGTTTTGGCTCACCCTGGTGTCCATGTTTGCTTTTTTGCTTTTACCTCGTCAGTTTCACGTTGCCGTTGTAGAAAATGACAACCCTGAAAATATCCAGACGGCCAGCTGGCTGGTTCCGCTCTACCTATTGCTCATTAACCTTTTTGTTATCCCCATTGCGATCGCGGGCAATCTCCTCTTACAAGACAAGGGCATTGAGCCAGACACCTATGTCCTCACGCTGCCATTGCTCGCAGGGCAGGAAGGCCTCGCTTTTCTTGCGGCCCTGGGCGGTTTTTCAGCGGCTACGAGTATGGTCATTGTTGCCACCGTAGCCTTGAGTATTATGATCAGTAATAACTTGCTCCTGCCCCTGGTGATCAATGCTGAATTGGTTGATGAAACCAAAGCGGAGTTGCCGGGGCGACTATTGGGGATTCGCCGAATCAGTATCATCTGTGTGCTGCTCCTCTCCTACAGTTACTTCAAATTCGTGGGCGAAGGGTATTCACTGGTTTCCATTGGTCTCATTTCATTTTTAGCAGTTGCTCAATTCGCACCACCCGTCATCGCAGGTTTGTATTGGAAGAAGGCCAACCGAAAGGGGGCGATTGGTGGGCTGGTCATCGGTTTTTTGATTTGGGGATTTACCCTTCCGTTCCCGACCCTGATTGAGGCCGGATTATTTTCAACCGACATCCTCGAATACGGCATTGGTGGCATCAATGGACTAAAGCCTCAATCACTACTAGGGCTTGATTATCTTGATCAGTTTTCCCATGCAGCATTCTGGAGTTTAAGTCTCAACACCCTTGCCCTTGTGGGTATTTCCTTGTATACCAAAGCCAATACGACCGAAATTCAACAAGCAGATTTGTTTGTCAATATTTACAAATACGAAGAACAGCAGGAAGACTACTCCGTCATCAAACGCCAGGCCAGTATTGCAGACATCAAGATGGTGATGATCAGGTTTTTGGGGATCAAGAGAGCGAGGTCGCTGCTAAAGCGATTTGAAAACAACCGGAGTATTGACCTGAATAAACTAGAGGCCGCTCCTACTGAACTGATCAATTTCACAGAAACACATCTGACGGGAGCCTTGGGAGCAGCTTCCTCAAAACTCATTCTGGCTTCTATTGCCAAGACCGACGCCATTAGCCTTGAAGAGATGCTCACGGCTCTCGACCAAACCCAGGAAATACTGCAATACAGTCGGGCCCTGGAAAAGAAAAGTCAAGAACTCGAACAACTCACCAATGAGCTTCGCAATGCCAATCAGCAACTGCAAGAGCTTGACCAGATGAAGGCTGAATTTATTTCAACGGTTACCCATGAGTTGCGTACACCAATTACCTCGATCAAGGCTTTCGCCAAAATTCTTGCCGAAAACCCAGAGCTTCCAACGGAAAGAAAAGCAGAGTTTCTAAATGTACTGGTTAGCGAAAGCGAGCGAATTGCCCGCCTTATTAACCAGGTATTGGACCTGGAGAAAATTCAGGCAACCGAACAAGAACTCAGTTTTGAGTCCATTGACCTATTGCAATTGCTCAAGCGTTCTGCCACTACGTTTTCTCAGCAACTCCTCGAAAAAGACATTGAATTTGAGCTGATCGCAGCCGATAAAGAATGGGGCATCATGGGAGATAGGGACCGCCTCACTCAGGTTTTGACCAACCTCTGGTCAAACGCGCTTAAGTTTGCCTCCCCTGAGGAGGGGAAGATACAGGTAGAACTCAGGGAGCAAAGCAAGCAACTGGAACTCATTTTTCGCAACAACGGGAAAGCCATTCCGATAGAGAAACAAGACATCATTTTTGATCGCTTTACCCAAATTCAGGACAGCGATTTAGGAAAACCGCAGGGAAGTGGACTGGGGCTTTATATTTGCAGGCATATCCTGGAACAGCACCAGGGTTCTATTGCACTTACCGTTGATCCTCCCTGGGCAACTTCTTTTTTGATTACCCTCCCTCTTCAATAG
- a CDS encoding response regulator transcription factor: MKRSGTILLVDDEPNILLALEFLIQQKGFRVVKASDGAKGIQEARKHRPDIVILDVMMPGLDGFSVAKAIRNDENLNDTTIIFLTAKGTSQDRHEGYSSGGEIYLTKPFDNQELVDIISEVFEFG; the protein is encoded by the coding sequence ATGAAAAGAAGTGGTACAATTCTTCTCGTTGATGACGAGCCCAATATCCTCTTGGCGCTGGAGTTCCTGATTCAGCAGAAAGGCTTCCGTGTAGTGAAAGCTTCAGATGGAGCCAAAGGCATCCAAGAGGCTCGTAAGCACCGGCCAGATATCGTCATTCTCGACGTGATGATGCCCGGCCTCGACGGCTTTTCGGTGGCGAAAGCTATTCGCAATGACGAAAACCTCAACGATACTACCATTATTTTCCTTACGGCAAAAGGTACTTCCCAAGATCGCCATGAGGGTTATTCCAGTGGTGGCGAAATCTATCTTACAAAGCCTTTCGACAATCAGGAATTAGTGGATATTATTTCGGAAGTATTCGAATTTGGGTGA
- the acs gene encoding acetate--CoA ligase, which yields MTSQITSFEEYQKVYQQSVTDPEGFWAAQAETFQWRKKWDKVLDWNFRDPDVKWFTGGKLNITENCLDRHLADRGDQVAIKYDANDPATPVKDITYKELHAAVCQTANALKELGVKKGDRVCFYMPMVPELAIAVLACARIGAIHSVVFAGFSAKALADRINDATCNMVICSDHNNRGAKHIPVKDVVDEAMELGCPSIETVLVHKNTGDEVTWTDRDVWWHDVVDRQPTTCPAEEMDSEDMLFILYTSGSTGKPKGVVHTCGGYMVYTCFSFRNVFQYKDGDIYWCTADIGWITGHSYIIYGPLLAGATTVMFEGVPTYPDAGRFWASVEKMKVNQFYTAPTAIRALMAYGNEYVNKYDLSSIKVLGSVGEPINHEAWEWYHEVVGKGKSPIVDTWWQTETGGIMISGLGDLSPQKATFAGYPLPGIQPCLVDKEGNELHDMEEEGLLCVKYPWPSMLRTTYGDHERCRITYFSHFQDKYFTGDGARRDANGMYRIVGRVDDVINVSGHRMGTAEVENAIDEHVQVVESAVVGYPHDIKGQGIYAYVIVDEKVTDHDKLRNEINDVVRDVIGPIAKPDKIQIVSDLPKTRSGKIMRRILRKIASGDTSSLGDTSTLLNPEIVEEIKKGAV from the coding sequence ATGACCTCACAAATTACCTCCTTCGAAGAATACCAAAAGGTATATCAACAAAGCGTAACTGATCCTGAGGGTTTCTGGGCTGCTCAGGCCGAGACTTTTCAATGGCGCAAAAAATGGGATAAAGTATTAGACTGGAATTTCCGCGATCCTGATGTTAAGTGGTTTACCGGCGGCAAACTCAATATCACCGAAAATTGCCTCGACCGACACTTGGCCGATCGTGGCGATCAGGTGGCCATCAAATACGATGCGAATGACCCCGCCACTCCTGTAAAAGACATTACTTACAAAGAGCTACACGCTGCCGTTTGTCAGACCGCTAACGCTCTTAAAGAATTAGGGGTAAAAAAAGGCGATCGGGTGTGCTTTTACATGCCCATGGTTCCTGAATTGGCCATCGCGGTTTTGGCATGTGCGCGCATTGGGGCCATCCATTCTGTCGTCTTTGCGGGCTTTTCAGCCAAAGCTTTGGCTGATCGCATCAATGACGCTACCTGTAATATGGTCATCTGCTCGGACCACAACAACCGTGGTGCCAAGCACATTCCGGTAAAAGATGTCGTTGACGAAGCCATGGAGCTCGGTTGCCCAAGCATAGAAACGGTTCTGGTACACAAAAACACCGGCGACGAAGTTACCTGGACGGATCGCGATGTATGGTGGCACGATGTGGTCGACCGGCAGCCTACCACTTGTCCGGCGGAGGAAATGGACAGTGAAGACATGCTCTTCATTCTCTACACTTCCGGTTCAACCGGAAAACCCAAAGGAGTTGTACACACTTGTGGCGGCTATATGGTGTATACCTGTTTCAGTTTCCGCAACGTCTTCCAGTACAAAGACGGCGATATCTATTGGTGTACCGCCGATATTGGCTGGATCACCGGGCACTCCTATATCATCTACGGCCCCCTGTTGGCGGGAGCTACCACTGTCATGTTTGAAGGCGTGCCCACTTACCCCGATGCTGGCCGCTTCTGGGCTTCGGTAGAGAAGATGAAAGTCAACCAGTTCTACACCGCACCTACCGCTATTCGGGCCTTGATGGCCTACGGCAACGAATACGTCAACAAATACGATCTCAGTAGCATAAAAGTATTGGGCTCCGTAGGCGAACCCATCAACCACGAAGCCTGGGAATGGTACCACGAGGTCGTTGGCAAAGGCAAAAGCCCCATCGTTGACACCTGGTGGCAAACAGAAACTGGTGGCATCATGATCTCCGGCCTTGGTGACCTGAGTCCTCAGAAGGCCACCTTCGCAGGCTATCCACTTCCCGGTATACAACCTTGCCTGGTGGATAAGGAAGGCAACGAACTCCACGACATGGAAGAAGAAGGCCTCTTGTGTGTAAAATACCCCTGGCCCTCCATGTTGCGCACCACTTATGGCGATCATGAGCGTTGTCGGATTACGTATTTCTCCCATTTTCAGGATAAATACTTTACGGGTGATGGTGCTCGCCGCGATGCCAATGGTATGTACCGCATCGTAGGCCGCGTAGACGATGTCATCAATGTATCTGGTCACCGGATGGGAACGGCTGAGGTAGAGAATGCCATTGACGAACACGTACAGGTGGTAGAGTCGGCCGTAGTGGGTTACCCTCACGACATCAAAGGCCAAGGCATCTACGCCTACGTCATCGTCGATGAAAAAGTAACCGACCACGATAAGCTTCGCAATGAAATCAATGATGTCGTTCGTGATGTCATCGGCCCCATCGCCAAACCAGATAAAATACAAATCGTCAGCGACTTACCTAAGACCCGTTCGGGTAAGATCATGCGGCGAATTCTACGAAAGATCGCTTCCGGAGATACCTCTAGCTTAGGGGATACTTCTACCCTCTTGAATCCTGAGATTGTAGAGGAGATCAAGAAGGGGGCAGTGTAA
- a CDS encoding class I SAM-dependent methyltransferase, which yields MQERHSDRQRYFEEQAYTTEKYVIPFVQPFLPIGPEHRILEVGCGEGGNLKPFLDLGCNCVGVDLNAQQIERAKDFYGDHVHQAKLELIAVDVYDLNPETLGTFDFIFLRDVIEHIVDQDRFMGYIKAYLKPAGRLFLGFPPWYMPFGGHQQVCSSKVLSKLPYFHLLPVPLYRMLLKAFGESQAVIDELLYIKSTGISIERLRKIIGTNGYQIDHEQLWLINPNYEVKFGLKKREQFGFISVLPFLRNFLTTCGYYVVSLPNRLP from the coding sequence ATGCAGGAACGTCATTCAGACAGGCAACGTTATTTTGAGGAACAGGCTTATACGACGGAAAAATACGTGATTCCTTTCGTGCAGCCCTTTCTCCCCATTGGCCCGGAGCATCGGATTCTGGAAGTGGGTTGTGGGGAAGGAGGCAATCTCAAGCCTTTTTTGGATCTCGGCTGCAATTGTGTTGGCGTAGATCTCAATGCTCAACAAATTGAGCGAGCGAAAGATTTTTACGGAGATCATGTCCATCAAGCTAAACTCGAACTCATCGCTGTTGATGTCTACGATTTAAACCCTGAGACCCTGGGTACTTTCGATTTCATCTTCTTACGCGATGTCATTGAGCATATCGTCGATCAAGATCGTTTTATGGGCTATATCAAGGCCTACCTAAAGCCAGCGGGGCGTTTGTTTCTGGGTTTTCCCCCCTGGTACATGCCGTTTGGTGGGCATCAGCAGGTATGTAGTAGTAAGGTACTTTCCAAATTGCCGTATTTTCATTTGTTGCCGGTTCCCCTTTACCGGATGCTGCTCAAGGCATTTGGCGAAAGCCAGGCGGTGATTGATGAACTGCTCTATATCAAGTCTACCGGCATCAGCATTGAGCGTTTGCGTAAAATCATTGGCACCAACGGCTACCAAATTGACCACGAGCAGCTTTGGCTTATCAACCCAAATTATGAGGTGAAGTTTGGTTTGAAAAAGCGCGAGCAATTTGGGTTCATCAGCGTCTTGCCATTCCTGCGGAATTTTCTGACGACTTGTGGGTATTATGTGGTGAGCCTACCGAATCGGCTGCCCTAA
- a CDS encoding IS630 family transposase yields MKLSQSEYDQLRQIQKHPNLPPRQFRKVTVLIMLHQGHKIKVIEAALGLDDNTIRRYAKAFYEKGLTAYLLDGFTPYSGKLNEEEILLLTAHLEENLYEEAASICEYVQVTFGVIYSVSGMTQLLHRIGFVYKQTKAVASKANEQDQLDFLDDVLPKLLEQAVQGEAVVYYADGCHPTHNTKTGRAWIRKGRDFEVDCNSGRKRVNINGAINALKPEHLVYDITDSINAQSTQRLCRQLLKKHPKKKIYLICDNARYNRNKMLQDWAADQRIEFVFLPPYSPNLNLIERLWKFMRKKVISSIYYDTYSKFKDGIIDFLNDTKSHKSELRRLLTLNFRSVGGTSVYAQTT; encoded by the coding sequence ATCAAGCTAAGTCAATCCGAGTACGATCAATTACGTCAAATTCAGAAGCATCCGAATTTGCCCCCGCGTCAATTCCGCAAGGTTACGGTCTTGATTATGTTGCATCAGGGACATAAGATCAAGGTCATTGAGGCTGCGCTGGGTTTGGATGATAATACCATCAGACGTTACGCGAAAGCCTTTTATGAAAAGGGATTGACGGCTTACCTCTTGGATGGGTTTACGCCCTATTCAGGAAAACTGAACGAGGAAGAGATTTTACTCTTGACAGCTCACTTGGAAGAGAACTTGTACGAAGAAGCCGCTTCCATTTGTGAGTATGTTCAAGTAACCTTTGGCGTTATTTATTCGGTATCTGGTATGACTCAGCTCCTGCATCGCATTGGCTTTGTATACAAGCAGACCAAGGCAGTAGCCAGCAAAGCTAACGAACAAGATCAGCTGGATTTTCTAGATGACGTACTGCCCAAACTTTTGGAACAAGCCGTACAAGGAGAAGCAGTAGTATACTACGCTGATGGCTGTCATCCCACCCATAATACCAAAACGGGGAGAGCTTGGATACGCAAGGGCCGAGACTTTGAGGTGGACTGTAATAGCGGTCGTAAACGGGTAAATATCAACGGTGCGATCAATGCACTTAAGCCTGAGCACCTGGTTTATGACATCACTGATTCTATCAATGCACAGTCTACCCAACGGCTGTGCCGGCAATTATTGAAGAAACATCCAAAGAAGAAAATATATCTGATCTGCGATAATGCCCGCTATAATCGCAATAAAATGCTCCAGGACTGGGCCGCTGATCAGCGCATAGAATTTGTATTTCTACCCCCTTATTCTCCTAATTTGAATCTAATAGAGCGGCTTTGGAAGTTTATGCGTAAAAAAGTCATCAGCTCTATTTACTACGATACGTATTCAAAATTCAAAGACGGAATAATTGATTTTCTCAATGACACTAAGTCACACAAGTCAGAGTTACGCAGGCTACTAACGTTGAATTTTCGTTCAGTAGGTGGGACTTCTGTATACGCCCAAACCACTTAG
- a CDS encoding reverse transcriptase domain-containing protein, whose translation MFNDDFIKEEWIEYKKKIISNGYSPKLHYHLDGYFSFEKRHQEIEKIVTDKSNKESKEFSYLPLVKTLSKTPRYKYQDGAYHLEKKIRPIFLTAHRDKYIYGFYSHLLNRLYQAKIKGTKIFNVPIAYRSDLSGKCNIQFSKEVFDFVRSQKQCSVVLTDISSFFDNIDHKILKRNWERVLGLESLPIDHYKVFKALTQYKYLNLSSFYKKFSINIKKEKPKLGSLLNFIKEDMKFNEKMKILNDFDLIVKNKQLQKECNKGIPQGLSISATLSNIYMWDFDEIIQNYVSQKGGFYRRYCDDVIIVLPNDNFDEILTLLHEEIAKKRGMIMKSSKTELAQFSKVSNKSRFECKTYDCPDLEKESYQYIENGNKKIQYLGFTFNGRDVLIRESSISRYYRKMSRRVRKTIRMAYSGRSKYSSDIIFRKQILERYTHYGSRNFLKYVYDASSKSYLNSKGEEKFGHDSIKMKKQVSRHMEILDKLVQDKNLERYLHKKKKGKKVRLKKWKNLTSANRVG comes from the coding sequence ATGTTTAATGATGATTTTATAAAGGAAGAGTGGATAGAGTATAAAAAGAAAATAATTAGTAATGGATACAGCCCAAAATTACATTATCATTTAGATGGATATTTTTCTTTTGAAAAGAGGCATCAGGAGATAGAAAAAATAGTCACAGACAAATCTAATAAGGAAAGTAAAGAGTTCTCTTATCTTCCTCTTGTAAAAACTTTGTCGAAAACACCGAGATACAAATATCAAGATGGTGCTTATCACCTAGAAAAAAAAATTAGACCTATATTTCTCACAGCTCATCGTGATAAGTATATATACGGATTCTATTCTCATCTTCTTAATAGGCTTTATCAAGCTAAGATAAAAGGAACTAAAATATTTAACGTACCAATTGCTTATAGAAGTGATTTAAGTGGTAAATGCAATATCCAGTTTTCTAAAGAAGTATTTGATTTTGTGAGGAGTCAAAAACAATGTTCAGTAGTATTAACTGATATTTCTAGTTTTTTTGATAATATTGATCATAAGATACTAAAGAGAAACTGGGAAAGGGTATTGGGTTTGGAATCTTTGCCAATAGATCACTATAAAGTCTTTAAAGCTCTTACTCAATACAAGTATCTAAACCTTAGCAGCTTTTATAAAAAATTTTCTATAAATATAAAAAAAGAGAAACCTAAGTTAGGGTCATTGCTAAATTTCATAAAGGAGGATATGAAATTTAATGAGAAAATGAAAATATTGAATGATTTTGATTTAATAGTGAAAAATAAGCAATTACAGAAAGAATGTAATAAGGGAATTCCTCAAGGTTTGTCTATCAGTGCTACACTTTCGAATATTTATATGTGGGATTTTGATGAAATAATTCAAAATTACGTTAGTCAAAAAGGGGGGTTTTATAGAAGATATTGTGATGATGTAATAATAGTCTTACCAAACGATAATTTTGATGAAATACTAACTTTACTTCATGAGGAAATAGCTAAAAAAAGGGGAATGATCATGAAATCATCAAAAACTGAACTAGCTCAGTTTTCTAAAGTTTCAAATAAAAGCAGGTTTGAATGCAAAACTTATGACTGCCCTGATTTAGAAAAAGAAAGCTATCAATATATCGAAAATGGTAACAAAAAAATTCAATATCTAGGTTTTACATTTAACGGTAGAGATGTGCTGATTAGAGAAAGTAGTATATCTCGGTATTACAGGAAGATGAGTAGAAGAGTTAGAAAAACTATTAGAATGGCGTATAGTGGTAGATCTAAATATTCTTCAGATATTATTTTCCGCAAACAGATTTTAGAACGGTACACACATTACGGTAGTCGTAATTTTTTAAAGTATGTTTATGATGCAAGCTCAAAATCTTACTTAAATAGTAAAGGAGAAGAGAAGTTTGGTCATGATTCTATTAAAATGAAGAAGCAAGTCAGTAGGCATATGGAAATATTAGATAAACTAGTACAGGATAAAAATTTAGAAAGATATCTACACAAAAAAAAGAAAGGTAAAAAGGTAAGATTAAAAAAGTGGAAAAATCTTACGTCAGCCAATCGAGTAGGGTAA